A section of the Corvus moneduloides isolate bCorMon1 chromosome 29, bCorMon1.pri, whole genome shotgun sequence genome encodes:
- the EFNA3 gene encoding ephrin-A3 isoform X2 gives MAAGLLPLLPLLLLLPGRGPPGALGNRHAVHWNSSNPHLRREGYTVQVNVNDYLDIYCPHYNASVPEHRLEQYVLYMVNAEGYRTCNTSQGFKRWECNRPHAPHSPIKFSEKFQRYSAFSLGYEFRAGQEYYYISTPTHNHRRACLKMKVFVCCASKNFNPEMPKLEKSISGTSPKREHLPLAVAAALFLMTLLAS, from the exons ATGGCGGCTgggctcctgcccctgctcccgctgctgctgctgctaccgGGCCGGGGGCCGCCGGGGGCCCTGGGCAACCGGCACGCCgtgcactggaacagctccaaCCCGCA CCTGCGGCGGGAGGGCTACACGGTGCAGGTGAATGTCAATGACTACCTGGACATCTACTGCCCGCACTACAACGCCTCGGTGCCCGAGCACCGGCTGGAGCAGTACGTGCTGTACATGGTGAACGCGGAGGGGTACCGCACCTGCAACACCAGCCAGGGCTTCAAGCGCTGGGAGTGCAACCGGCCCCACgcaccccacagccccatcaAGTTCTCGGAGAAGTTCCAGCGCTACAGCGCCTTCTCACTGGGCTACGAGTTCCGCGCGGGGCAGGAGTACTACTACATAT CCACGCCGACACACAACCATCGCCGGGCCTGCCTGAAGATGAAGGTGTTCGTCTGCTGCGCCTCCA AAAACTTCAACCCGGAGATGCCGAAGCTGGAGAAGAGCATCAGCGGCACCAGCCCCAAGCGGGAACACTTGCCCCTGGCCGTGGCCGCCGCGCTCTTCCTCATGACGCTGTTGGCCTCGTAG
- the EFNA1 gene encoding ephrin-A1, which yields MGQPGVPLALLGLGLCWAAAAERHTVFWNSSNPRFLWSDYTVEVRLNDYLDIICPHYEEGSVDPRAMERYTLYLVELEEYQACKPRSKEQIRWECDKPSALHGPEKFSEKFQRFTPFTLGKEFKEGHSYYYISKPIHHHGEACLKLKVTVTGKGTPAPPAPASTQKGRIQADDAAAHVLRSVGQNSAMRSSSRPFTFISLLLPLLVPQGL from the exons ATGGGGCAGCCGGGGgtgcccctggccctgctggggctggggctgtgctgggcggcggcggccgagcGGCACACGGTGTTCTGGAACAGCTCCAACCCCCG GTTTCTGTGGAGTGACTACACAGTGGAGGTTCGTCTCAATGACTACCTGGACATCATCTGCCCCCACTACGAGGAGGGCAGCGTGGACCCCCGGGCCATGGAGCGCTACACGCTGTACCTGGTGGAGCTTGAGGAGTACCAGGCCTGCAAGCCCCGCTCCAAGGAGCAGATCCGCTGGGAATGCGACAAGCCCAGCGCCCTGCACGGCCCCGAGAAATTCTCGGAGAAGTTCCAGCGCTTCACTCCCTTCACGCTGGGCAAGGAGTTCAAGGAGGGGCATAGCTACTACTACATCT CCAAGCCCATCCACCACCACGGTGAAGCCTGCCTGAAGCTGAAGGTGACGGTGACAGGCAAAGGCA CTCCGGCACCGCCTGCCCCGGCCTCGACACAGAAGGGGAGGATCCAGGCAG ATGATGCGGCCGCACACGTGCTGAGGAGCGTGGGGCAGAACTCAGCCATGCGCAGCAGCAGCCGCCCCTTCACCTTCatcagcctcctcctgcccctcctggtGCCGCAGGGGCTCTGA
- the EFNA3 gene encoding ephrin-A3 isoform X1 has product MAAGLLPLLPLLLLLPGRGPPGALGNRHAVHWNSSNPHLRREGYTVQVNVNDYLDIYCPHYNASVPEHRLEQYVLYMVNAEGYRTCNTSQGFKRWECNRPHAPHSPIKFSEKFQRYSAFSLGYEFRAGQEYYYISTPTHNHRRACLKMKVFVCCASTSHSGEKLAPTLPQFTLRPEVKIEDLENFNPEMPKLEKSISGTSPKREHLPLAVAAALFLMTLLAS; this is encoded by the exons ATGGCGGCTgggctcctgcccctgctcccgctgctgctgctgctaccgGGCCGGGGGCCGCCGGGGGCCCTGGGCAACCGGCACGCCgtgcactggaacagctccaaCCCGCA CCTGCGGCGGGAGGGCTACACGGTGCAGGTGAATGTCAATGACTACCTGGACATCTACTGCCCGCACTACAACGCCTCGGTGCCCGAGCACCGGCTGGAGCAGTACGTGCTGTACATGGTGAACGCGGAGGGGTACCGCACCTGCAACACCAGCCAGGGCTTCAAGCGCTGGGAGTGCAACCGGCCCCACgcaccccacagccccatcaAGTTCTCGGAGAAGTTCCAGCGCTACAGCGCCTTCTCACTGGGCTACGAGTTCCGCGCGGGGCAGGAGTACTACTACATAT CCACGCCGACACACAACCATCGCCGGGCCTGCCTGAAGATGAAGGTGTTCGTCTGCTGCGCCTCCA CGTCGCACTCCGGGGAGAAGCTGGCGCCCACCCTGCCCCAGTTCACCCTGCGGCCCGAGGTGAAGATCGAGGACCTGG AAAACTTCAACCCGGAGATGCCGAAGCTGGAGAAGAGCATCAGCGGCACCAGCCCCAAGCGGGAACACTTGCCCCTGGCCGTGGCCGCCGCGCTCTTCCTCATGACGCTGTTGGCCTCGTAG